Proteins co-encoded in one Rudaeicoccus suwonensis genomic window:
- a CDS encoding NADH-quinone oxidoreductase subunit D: MSANPTTAKDDAFGASTPGDTDDDTTVLNATGGDWDDLVDEAAALHEERIVVNMGPQHPSTHGVLRLILELDGETVTEARAGIGYLHTGIEKNMEFRTWTQGVTFCTRMDYVMPIFNEASYCLAVEKALGITDQIPTRASVIRVLMMELNRITSHLVCLATGGMEMGATTVMTIGFRERERILSVFEMITGLRMNNAYIRPGGVAQDIPAGCIDKLRETVPLVSKGLHELELLLNENPILKGRTVDVGFLDLTGCMALGMTGPILRATGLPHDLRKAEPYCGYETYDFEVATRDTCDAYGRLRVRIDEMHQSLRIVEQAIERLDAEPGPVMVEDKKIAWPAQLAVGSDGQGNSLNHIREIMGESMESLIHHFKLVTEGFRVPPGQAYAAIESPKGEMGCHVVSDGGTRPYRVHFRDPSFNNLQGVAAMSEGGSVADVIVAVASIDPVMGGVDR, translated from the coding sequence ATGAGTGCCAACCCGACGACCGCAAAAGACGACGCCTTCGGGGCTTCGACCCCGGGCGACACCGACGACGACACCACGGTGCTCAACGCGACCGGCGGCGACTGGGACGACCTGGTCGACGAGGCGGCCGCGCTGCACGAAGAACGCATCGTGGTCAACATGGGCCCGCAGCACCCGTCGACGCACGGCGTGCTGCGCCTGATCCTCGAGCTCGACGGCGAGACCGTCACCGAGGCCCGTGCCGGTATCGGCTACCTGCACACCGGCATCGAAAAGAACATGGAGTTCCGCACCTGGACCCAGGGCGTGACCTTCTGCACGCGCATGGACTACGTCATGCCGATCTTCAACGAGGCGTCGTACTGCCTCGCGGTCGAGAAGGCGCTCGGCATCACCGACCAGATCCCCACACGGGCGAGCGTCATACGCGTGCTGATGATGGAACTCAACCGCATCACCTCCCACCTGGTGTGCCTTGCCACAGGTGGCATGGAGATGGGCGCGACGACCGTCATGACGATCGGCTTCCGTGAGCGTGAGCGGATCCTGAGTGTCTTCGAGATGATCACCGGTCTGCGGATGAACAACGCGTACATCCGCCCCGGTGGCGTCGCCCAGGACATCCCGGCCGGATGCATCGACAAGCTGCGCGAGACAGTGCCGCTGGTCAGCAAGGGCCTGCACGAACTCGAGTTGCTGCTCAACGAGAATCCCATCCTCAAGGGCCGCACCGTCGACGTGGGCTTCCTCGACCTCACCGGCTGTATGGCGCTGGGTATGACCGGGCCGATCCTGCGGGCGACCGGTCTGCCGCACGACCTGCGCAAGGCCGAGCCCTACTGCGGTTACGAGACCTACGACTTCGAGGTGGCCACCCGCGACACCTGCGACGCCTACGGCCGCCTCCGGGTGCGCATCGACGAGATGCACCAGTCGCTGCGCATCGTCGAGCAGGCCATCGAGCGCCTCGACGCCGAGCCCGGCCCGGTCATGGTCGAGGACAAGAAGATCGCCTGGCCGGCGCAGCTGGCCGTCGGATCCGATGGTCAGGGCAACAGCCTCAACCACATCCGCGAGATCATGGGCGAATCAATGGAGTCGCTGATTCACCACTTCAAGCTGGTCACCGAAGGCTTCCGGGTTCCCCCGGGCCAGGCGTACGCCGCGATCGAGAGCCCCAAGGGCGAGATGGGCTGCCACGTCGTGTCCGACGGCGGCACGCGTCCTTACCGGGTGCATTTCCGTGACCCCAGCTTCAACAACCTGCAGGGCGTCGCCGCGATGAGCGAAGGCGGCTCGGTCGCCGATGTCATCGTCGCGGTCGCGAGCATCGACCCGGTGATGGGAGGAGTTGACCGATGA
- the nuoE gene encoding NADH-quinone oxidoreductase subunit NuoE → MSTTTGQGHPEAHVEHDTKAPFHEKTPLHASETAYSPEQLAALHTDADAIVARYPVKRSALLPMLHLIQSVDGYITGRGVTFCAEKLDLTDAEVSGVATFYTQYKRHPNGEYTIGVCTNTLCAIMGGDLIFDAVSEHLGIGNDETTEDGKITLERVECNAACDYAPVVMANWEFMDNQTPESTKQLVDDLRAGKDVRPSRGPNKVCTFKQVSRTLAGFSDGLADEGVGAGGPSLEGLEVAKQHGWQAPGSGDEVRGEHQAEATSNDAGANPQPGQAHSGAEGHGTPESAKDEN, encoded by the coding sequence ATGAGCACCACCACTGGCCAGGGCCACCCGGAGGCGCACGTGGAGCATGACACCAAGGCTCCCTTCCACGAAAAGACTCCGCTGCACGCGAGTGAGACGGCATACAGCCCGGAGCAGTTGGCCGCGCTGCACACCGACGCCGACGCGATCGTCGCTCGCTACCCGGTCAAACGCTCGGCGTTGCTGCCGATGCTGCACCTGATCCAGAGCGTCGACGGATACATCACCGGTCGTGGCGTGACGTTCTGCGCGGAGAAGCTCGACCTCACCGACGCCGAGGTGTCGGGTGTTGCGACCTTCTACACGCAGTACAAGCGTCACCCCAACGGCGAATACACCATCGGTGTCTGCACCAACACCCTGTGCGCGATCATGGGCGGCGACCTGATCTTCGACGCGGTTTCCGAACACCTGGGCATCGGCAACGACGAGACGACCGAGGACGGCAAGATCACCCTCGAGCGCGTCGAGTGCAATGCGGCGTGCGACTACGCGCCCGTGGTCATGGCCAACTGGGAGTTCATGGACAACCAGACCCCGGAGTCCACCAAGCAACTGGTCGACGACCTGCGCGCCGGCAAGGACGTCCGACCCAGTCGTGGTCCGAACAAGGTCTGCACCTTCAAGCAGGTCTCGCGCACGCTGGCCGGATTCTCCGACGGCCTGGCCGACGAAGGTGTCGGCGCCGGCGGTCCCTCGCTCGAGGGCCTTGAGGTCGCCAAGCAGCACGGCTGGCAGGCCCCGGGCAGCGGCGACGAGGTTCGCGGCGAGCACCAGGCCGAGGCCACCAGCAACGACGCGGGCGCGAACCCGCAACCAGGTCAGGCACATTCGGGTGCCGAAGGGCATGGCACTCCCGAGTCCGCGAAGGACGAGAACTGA
- the nuoF gene encoding NADH-quinone oxidoreductase subunit NuoF — translation MATTLTPILTRFWDDPQSWTIETYNKHEGYQALRKALGTPQEDLVAMTKDSGLRGRGGAGFPTGLKWSFLPKPDGGPRYLVVNADESEPGTCKDIPLMMAAPHFLIEGVAITSYAIGCNHAFIYLRGETVHVYRRLLRAVEEAYAAGHLGTDIHGSGFDLDVTVHAGAGAYICGEETALLDSLEGRRGQPRLKPPFPAVAGLYARPTVVNNVESIASVPPIVLHGADWFSGMGTEKSKGFGIFSLSGHVTRPGQYEAPLGITLRELLDMAGGMRNGRRLKFWTPGGSSTPLFTDEHLDVPLDFESVAAAGSMLGTRALQIFDETVSVVRAVSRWIEFYAHESCGKCTPCREGTFWLKQILVRLEQGKGTQDDIDKLVDICDNILGRSFCALGDGATSPVTSAVQYFREEFETGMHTPWWEAFPPERSVLFDTKETASV, via the coding sequence ATGGCCACGACACTTACGCCGATCCTCACCCGGTTCTGGGACGACCCCCAGTCCTGGACCATCGAGACCTACAACAAGCACGAGGGCTACCAGGCGCTGCGCAAAGCGCTCGGCACCCCGCAGGAGGACCTGGTCGCGATGACCAAGGACTCCGGGCTGCGCGGTCGAGGCGGTGCCGGCTTCCCCACCGGCCTGAAGTGGTCCTTTCTGCCGAAGCCGGACGGCGGCCCGCGCTACCTCGTGGTCAACGCCGACGAGTCGGAGCCGGGCACCTGCAAGGACATCCCGCTGATGATGGCGGCACCGCACTTCCTCATCGAGGGAGTCGCGATCACGTCATACGCCATCGGCTGCAACCACGCCTTCATCTACCTGCGCGGTGAGACCGTGCACGTCTACCGCCGGTTGCTGCGCGCAGTCGAAGAGGCGTATGCCGCAGGCCACCTCGGCACCGACATCCACGGCAGCGGCTTCGACCTCGACGTGACGGTGCACGCGGGTGCGGGCGCATATATCTGCGGCGAAGAAACCGCGCTGCTGGACAGCCTCGAAGGTCGTCGCGGTCAACCCCGACTGAAGCCTCCGTTCCCAGCGGTCGCGGGCCTCTACGCGCGACCCACTGTCGTCAACAACGTCGAGTCCATCGCCTCGGTTCCGCCGATCGTGTTGCACGGCGCCGACTGGTTCTCCGGCATGGGCACCGAGAAGTCCAAGGGTTTCGGCATCTTCAGCCTGTCCGGTCACGTGACGCGCCCCGGCCAGTACGAAGCCCCGCTGGGCATCACCCTGCGCGAGCTGCTTGACATGGCCGGCGGGATGCGGAACGGTCGCCGGCTGAAGTTCTGGACGCCCGGTGGTTCGTCCACCCCGTTGTTCACCGACGAGCATCTGGACGTTCCGCTGGACTTCGAGTCCGTGGCAGCGGCAGGCTCGATGCTGGGCACCCGTGCGCTGCAGATCTTCGACGAAACCGTCTCGGTCGTGCGTGCGGTGAGCCGCTGGATCGAGTTCTACGCCCACGAGTCCTGCGGCAAGTGCACCCCGTGCCGTGAAGGCACCTTCTGGCTCAAGCAGATCCTGGTCCGCCTCGAACAGGGCAAGGGCACTCAGGACGACATCGACAAGCTGGTCGACATCTGCGACAACATCCTCGGCCGCAGCTTCTGCGCCCTGGGTGATGGCGCCACCAGCCCTGTCACCTCCGCGGTGCAGTACTTCCGCGAGGAGTTCGAGACCGGCATGCACACCCCGTGGTGGGAAGCCTTCCCGCCCGAGCGCAGCGTGCTCTTCGACACGAAGGAGACCGCGTCCGTATGA